The genomic interval CATAACAATACTGTATCGTTATAGCCTTACAACACTAACGTACTTTTCTATTATAATTCGGCATTTTATTATCTCTTTTTATATAGAATAAAGACAATTATTATACTATATCATGGCACAATATAATATAGTTAAGTTAGGAGGTGTTTGCCATAGGCTTTGGGAAAATATTTTTAAAAGATTTTTTTACAAAAAGCTTAGAATTAAATTCTATTAATATTCTTTTAATAGCTTTATTTGTTTATGTAGATGTATATAACTTTACTAGTATTAAGAACTCTATAGTTCATTTCCTTTTACTTAGATTTGTTGCGTTATGTATAGATTATCTAACGGGGTATTTAAGGGCGAAAAACTAAACCTATTCTATTCTTGTGTCTCAGGACTAATTTAAACCATCTAACAAAACTGTCAGAAGCCAAATTTCTTATTTTTTAGTATCACATAAACAATTAGTATTTTTTATTTTAAAGTTATTTAGTGCTTTTATACAGGCCTTTGTTTATTCTTTCCTTCTTCATTCCAGCAAAAAATTTTCATACAAAAAAGTGACTAAAGCAAAATTACTTTAGTCATTAAACATCCTGGTTTTTTTCAATGCAGTGTTTAATATTACTGCTGTAACTGCCCCTACTAGACCTTGTATAATATTTCCTGGCACAGAAGCCAAAGCTGCTTTTCCCCCATACATAAATATTTCAGCTAAATAATACCCAAGGGCCATCCACAATCCCCCTATTCCTGTAGCAATTATAGGAATCTTCTTTCCTATATCTGCTTCTAATATTCTACCAGCAATAAATCCTTCTAGTCCTTTCACTATAAAAGTAATTGGTGCATAATAGGTATAACCTAATAAAATATCAGCTAAAGCCGAGCCAAATCCTCCAACTATAAATCCACCCTTTTTACCAAGTATAAAGGCAGCCATAAAAACTATCATATCACCAAGGTTTAAGTATCCTTTTGTTGCAACAGTCGGTATGTTAATTACCATAGTCATAACTGTTGTAAGAGCAATTAATATAGCATACCTTGTATTTAATTTTAGATTCTTATCTGCCATAGAAATCATCTCCTTTTTAAAGTGGATGGAATCACATTTACGTTTATTATAATGTATCTATATACAATAATACACTTCCCCATACACTTTTGCAAGTATCAGGGTACACTTTTAGATTTATTAAAGTAAAAACTGCCCTTTTAAAAGGCAGTTTAGGTTTATTCTTTGTTAGGCAGCTTCTAGAGCTGTATC from Tissierellales bacterium carries:
- a CDS encoding ECF transporter S component; the encoded protein is MADKNLKLNTRYAILIALTTVMTMVINIPTVATKGYLNLGDMIVFMAAFILGKKGGFIVGGFGSALADILLGYTYYAPITFIVKGLEGFIAGRILEADIGKKIPIIATGIGGLWMALGYYLAEIFMYGGKAALASVPGNIIQGLVGAVTAVILNTALKKTRMFND